A DNA window from Agarivorans sp. TSD2052 contains the following coding sequences:
- a CDS encoding LysR family transcriptional regulator: MTSSSFATLDLNLLKVFVVLAQELNTRRTAERMSVSQPAISRSLQKLREHFGDELFVRAQHGLIATPKAEQLSLSVPSILSELANVVDHHNDFNPADLEGLLKVAMHPMLLASVAKRLFVVLQQYAPDLRLQVTTWGSDTCELIQRGQIDFGLCLLPVEGSKELVQRRVWRQPVYIYAREGHPIGNHPVSPQDFATYPTALIHVPGWSAARSEAEKFLASHHVDISVGFRSELPGSILDVLRVSDLIYPCVTFYPAEDIPGIRRLALSDDFVDLALKYDAGYVFHYRNRQNPLYMWLQTILLEHCRDESCSLA; this comes from the coding sequence ATGACTAGCAGTTCATTTGCAACGCTCGATCTAAATCTACTTAAAGTATTTGTGGTATTGGCCCAAGAGCTAAATACTCGGCGCACCGCAGAACGAATGAGTGTCAGCCAGCCAGCGATAAGCCGCTCATTACAAAAACTGCGTGAGCATTTTGGTGATGAACTGTTTGTGCGCGCCCAACACGGTTTAATTGCCACCCCAAAGGCAGAGCAACTATCGCTGAGTGTACCGAGCATTTTGTCTGAACTCGCAAATGTTGTTGATCATCATAATGATTTTAATCCAGCTGACTTAGAAGGCCTATTAAAAGTGGCAATGCACCCGATGTTGCTAGCCTCTGTGGCTAAGCGTTTGTTTGTGGTGTTGCAGCAATACGCGCCCGACTTGCGCTTACAAGTGACCACTTGGGGCTCAGATACCTGCGAATTGATCCAACGAGGGCAAATCGACTTTGGCCTGTGTTTACTGCCTGTAGAGGGCTCTAAAGAGTTAGTACAGCGGCGGGTGTGGCGTCAACCGGTTTACATATATGCTAGAGAGGGTCACCCGATTGGTAATCATCCGGTATCCCCTCAAGATTTTGCCACTTACCCTACGGCATTAATCCACGTACCGGGTTGGAGCGCTGCGCGTAGTGAGGCTGAAAAGTTCTTGGCAAGTCATCATGTAGATATCAGCGTGGGTTTTCGCTCGGAATTACCGGGTTCTATTTTAGATGTTCTTCGCGTTAGTGACCTTATTTATCCCTGCGTTACTTTTTACCCTGCGGAGGATATTCCCGGTATTAGGCGTTTAGCATTAAGTGATGACTTTGTCGACTTGGCGCTTAAGTATGATGCTGGTTATGTATTTCATTATCGAAATAGACAAAACCCCTTGTATATGTGGCTACAAACAATTTTGCTTGAGCACTGCCGCGATGAAAGCTGCAGCCTTGCTTAG
- a CDS encoding DUF4115 domain-containing protein, translating into MRRFWGQVALAIQLVISLVGVSMAEQTAQPAIIHRPEQPIERPIPSHPIERPVRPILPIRPPAQLPHRWQGARTYYWVAPSEQWQPQSLRPDQVIEVEIEANDRAELLLIDGRDKVVFDGWLGMGDLRTWQVVHPASLYFSEVHGFSLKLNGSDIDLSTYPQDQAVSLTLAPEAE; encoded by the coding sequence ATGCGGAGATTTTGGGGTCAGGTTGCTCTAGCCATACAGTTAGTGATTAGTTTGGTTGGCGTGAGTATGGCAGAGCAAACTGCCCAGCCGGCAATTATCCACAGACCTGAGCAACCAATAGAGCGACCCATTCCAAGTCACCCTATTGAGCGCCCTGTGAGACCTATCTTACCGATTCGACCTCCAGCGCAATTGCCTCACCGTTGGCAAGGTGCCAGAACTTACTACTGGGTTGCCCCCAGCGAGCAATGGCAGCCTCAAAGCTTACGGCCAGACCAAGTGATTGAAGTAGAAATTGAAGCTAACGACCGAGCCGAATTACTACTGATTGATGGCCGTGATAAAGTGGTATTTGATGGCTGGCTAGGCATGGGCGATTTACGTACTTGGCAAGTGGTGCACCCCGCATCGTTATACTTTTCAGAAGTTCACGGCTTTAGTTTGAAGCTAAATGGCAGCGATATTGACTTATCGACTTACCCCCAGGATCAGGCTGTGTCTCTTACTTTGGCTCCAGAAGCAGAATAA
- the recG gene encoding ATP-dependent DNA helicase RecG — MELSSLAITALKGVGDKLAEKLHRLQIFTVGDLLLHLPLRYEDRTRIWPINDLLHGAHVSVHGEISKVELIHARRRMLTCRINDGSGSITLRFFNFNNGQKAAMQQGLWMRCFGEAKRGKHGWEMIHPEYSIVSDAGAPLMDEKLTPVYPTTEGLKQLNLRKLSEQAFKLLEQYPLIDWLPPALRPHGLNLNQALMQLHRPEPDTELSLLEEGKHPAQQRLVIEELAAHQLSMLKLRQEQQRQAAIALPLASELERQFLALLPFKPTNAQQRVIAEIKTDTQQPHAMMRLVQGDVGSGKTLVAAMAAVQALANGYQVALMAPTEILAEQHALTFAGWFEPLGIKVDWLAGKQKGKARSEAMARIASGEAQMILGTHAIFQEQVQFAKLALVIIDEQHRFGVHQRMALREKGAAIDGSNTLPHQLIMTATPIPRTLAMTAYADLELSIIDELPPGRTPIKTVALPDTRREQVIERVYQACHNDGRQAYWVCTLIEESEVLQCQAAEDTADTLQKQLPDLRIGLVHGRMKPQEKQWVMEQFKTHQLDLLVATTVIEVGVDVPNSSLMIIENPERLGLAQLHQLRGRVGRGQVESHCVLMYHSPLSKTASSRLSVLRDSTDGFVIAQRDMEIRGPGELLGTKQTGLAEFKIADLVRDQVLIGEAQALAKQLLQQTPASVAPLIERWLAGREQFAQA, encoded by the coding sequence GTGGAATTAAGCAGCTTAGCGATCACCGCACTAAAAGGTGTTGGTGACAAACTTGCCGAAAAGCTCCATCGTTTACAGATTTTTACTGTAGGCGATTTACTGCTGCACTTGCCGCTTCGCTATGAAGACCGCACCCGCATTTGGCCCATCAACGACTTGCTACATGGTGCCCATGTTTCAGTGCATGGCGAAATCAGCAAAGTTGAACTCATTCATGCTCGCAGGCGCATGCTTACTTGCCGCATTAACGATGGTAGCGGCAGTATTACTCTGCGTTTTTTCAACTTTAACAACGGCCAAAAAGCCGCCATGCAACAAGGCTTATGGATGCGCTGTTTTGGCGAGGCAAAACGAGGCAAGCACGGCTGGGAAATGATCCACCCAGAATACAGCATTGTGAGTGATGCGGGCGCGCCGCTGATGGATGAAAAGCTAACGCCGGTGTACCCTACTACCGAAGGCTTAAAGCAACTCAACTTACGTAAGTTAAGCGAGCAAGCTTTTAAGCTATTAGAGCAATATCCGCTTATCGATTGGCTACCGCCAGCGCTGCGCCCCCATGGCTTAAACCTTAATCAAGCCTTGATGCAACTGCACCGCCCCGAACCTGATACCGAGTTAAGTTTACTAGAAGAAGGTAAACACCCTGCTCAACAACGCTTAGTCATTGAAGAATTAGCCGCCCATCAACTAAGCATGTTAAAACTTCGTCAAGAGCAGCAACGCCAAGCAGCTATAGCCTTACCTTTGGCCAGTGAACTAGAACGTCAGTTTTTAGCACTGTTACCCTTTAAACCCACTAATGCACAGCAGCGAGTAATCGCAGAGATTAAAACCGACACTCAGCAACCTCATGCAATGATGCGTTTGGTTCAGGGTGATGTGGGCAGTGGTAAAACCTTGGTTGCCGCCATGGCCGCAGTGCAAGCTTTAGCCAATGGTTATCAAGTTGCTTTGATGGCACCCACCGAAATATTAGCCGAGCAGCATGCGCTAACCTTCGCCGGTTGGTTCGAGCCTTTAGGCATTAAAGTAGACTGGCTTGCTGGCAAACAAAAAGGCAAAGCCCGTAGTGAAGCCATGGCCAGAATTGCCAGCGGTGAAGCACAAATGATCCTAGGCACTCATGCCATCTTTCAAGAACAAGTACAGTTTGCCAAGCTGGCTTTGGTCATCATTGACGAACAGCACCGTTTTGGGGTGCACCAACGTATGGCTTTGCGTGAAAAAGGCGCAGCAATAGATGGCAGCAATACGCTGCCACACCAGTTGATAATGACGGCCACCCCTATTCCACGAACCTTAGCCATGACCGCTTATGCCGACTTAGAGCTGTCGATTATTGATGAGCTGCCACCTGGGCGAACACCGATTAAAACGGTAGCCCTGCCTGATACCCGTCGCGAGCAAGTCATTGAACGGGTCTACCAAGCGTGCCATAACGACGGCCGCCAAGCCTATTGGGTATGCACCCTAATTGAAGAATCGGAAGTATTGCAGTGCCAAGCCGCCGAAGATACCGCTGATACTCTGCAAAAGCAGCTGCCCGATTTACGTATTGGTTTAGTGCATGGGCGAATGAAGCCCCAAGAAAAACAGTGGGTCATGGAGCAGTTTAAGACTCATCAATTGGATTTACTGGTGGCCACTACCGTGATTGAAGTCGGCGTAGATGTACCCAATTCCAGCCTGATGATTATCGAAAACCCTGAGCGCTTAGGTTTAGCTCAATTACACCAGCTGCGTGGCCGGGTGGGCCGCGGCCAAGTAGAAAGCCACTGTGTATTGATGTATCACAGCCCTTTATCAAAAACGGCGAGTTCGCGCTTAAGCGTATTACGCGACAGTACCGATGGTTTTGTGATTGCTCAACGCGATATGGAAATTCGTGGCCCCGGAGAATTATTAGGCACTAAGCAAACCGGTTTAGCCGAATTTAAGATTGCCGACCTAGTGCGAGACCAAGTATTGATTGGAGAAGCGCAAGCGCTGGCTAAACAATTGTTACAGCAAACACCTGCCAGCGTAGCGCCCCTAATTGAACGTTGGCTTGCTGGTCGAGAGCAATTTGCACAGGCTTAA
- a CDS encoding DUF2058 domain-containing protein: MAKLSLQEQMLKAGLVDKKKAKKVGKTNKKSRTLAKEVKAAAEQARTEQQQRDAELAQQQNAEKAKKAVAAQIKQLIEMNKLDRSRGQESYNFTHEGLIKKVYVTEELRKQLSNGRLAIVTLGEAYEVVPSIVAEKIAQRDESVVVLVNDPSQDVIDEDDPYADYQIPDDLMW, from the coding sequence ATGGCCAAGTTATCCCTGCAAGAGCAGATGCTTAAAGCTGGTTTAGTTGATAAGAAAAAAGCGAAAAAAGTCGGCAAAACTAACAAAAAATCACGAACTTTAGCCAAAGAAGTGAAAGCCGCCGCTGAGCAAGCTCGCACTGAGCAACAACAACGTGACGCCGAGTTAGCTCAGCAGCAAAATGCTGAAAAAGCGAAAAAAGCCGTTGCCGCACAAATTAAACAGCTTATTGAAATGAATAAGCTAGACCGTTCTCGTGGCCAAGAGTCTTATAATTTCACCCATGAAGGCTTAATTAAAAAGGTTTATGTTACAGAAGAGCTACGCAAGCAATTGAGTAATGGTCGTTTAGCCATTGTTACTCTCGGTGAAGCTTATGAAGTGGTTCCGAGCATTGTCGCCGAGAAAATCGCCCAAAGAGATGAAAGCGTGGTGGTATTGGTGAATGACCCCAGCCAAGATGTGATTGATGAAGATGATCCCTACGCTGACTATCAAATCCCCGATGATTTG